The Streptomyces kanamyceticus genome window below encodes:
- the mycP gene encoding type VII secretion-associated serine protease mycosin gives MRTPRPFLVAAVAAALTVAPAATAYADDGIRVQQWGLAAMHTSQAWETTKGKGVTVAVLDTGVDSSHPDLAGNVIEGKDMVGFGAGRGDRPWARHGTAMAGIIAGHGHGPGRGDGVLGIAPQAKILPVRVILEDGDPARKKARSTRGNALAEGIRWAADHGADVINLSLGDDSKSAHPEPAEDAAVQYALKKGVAVVASAGNGGKLGDHVSYPAAYPGVIAATAVDENGERAAFSTRRWYATVAAPGDDIVIADPDGEYYEGWGTSAASAFVSGAVALLRAAHPDLTPAQLKQLLEDTARDAPAGGRDDSRGYGLVDPAAALTRAGKLKPEGLRASAYAPEYFGGGPDPAELDEGPAGWVGPVAGGTGVALLAAAVYLWRGRRGPARRRPGLPL, from the coding sequence ATGAGGACCCCTCGGCCGTTCCTCGTCGCGGCGGTCGCCGCCGCCCTGACCGTGGCACCGGCCGCCACCGCGTACGCCGACGACGGCATCCGCGTCCAGCAGTGGGGCCTTGCGGCCATGCACACGTCGCAGGCGTGGGAGACCACCAAGGGCAAGGGCGTCACCGTCGCGGTCCTGGACACCGGCGTCGACTCCAGCCACCCCGACCTCGCGGGCAACGTCATCGAGGGCAAGGACATGGTCGGCTTCGGCGCGGGCCGCGGCGATCGCCCCTGGGCCAGGCACGGCACCGCGATGGCCGGGATCATCGCGGGCCACGGACACGGCCCCGGCCGCGGTGACGGCGTGCTCGGCATCGCCCCCCAGGCCAAGATCCTGCCGGTCCGCGTGATCCTCGAAGACGGCGACCCGGCCCGCAAGAAGGCCCGCAGCACCCGGGGCAACGCACTGGCCGAAGGCATCCGCTGGGCCGCCGACCACGGCGCCGACGTCATCAACCTCTCGCTCGGCGACGACTCCAAGTCCGCCCACCCCGAACCGGCCGAGGACGCCGCCGTGCAGTACGCCCTGAAGAAGGGCGTCGCCGTCGTCGCCTCCGCGGGCAACGGCGGCAAGCTGGGCGACCACGTCTCCTACCCGGCGGCCTACCCCGGCGTGATCGCCGCCACCGCCGTCGACGAGAACGGCGAGCGCGCCGCCTTCTCCACCCGCCGCTGGTACGCCACCGTCGCCGCGCCCGGCGACGACATCGTCATCGCCGACCCGGACGGCGAGTACTACGAGGGCTGGGGCACCAGCGCGGCCTCCGCCTTCGTCTCGGGCGCCGTCGCCCTGCTCCGCGCCGCGCACCCCGATCTGACCCCCGCGCAGCTCAAGCAGCTCCTGGAGGACACCGCGCGCGACGCCCCGGCGGGCGGCCGCGACGACTCCCGCGGCTACGGCCTCGTCGACCCGGCGGCCGCCCTCACCCGGGCGGGCAAGCTCAAGCCGGAGGGGCTGCGCGCGTCGGCGTACGCACCGGAGTACTTCGGCGGGGGACCCGACCCCGCGGAACTCGACGAAGGACCCGCGGGCTGGGTGGGCCCGGTCGCGGGCGGCACCGGCGTGGCCCTGCTCGCCGCCGCCGTCTATCTGTGGCGGGGCAGGCGCGGCCCGGCGAGAAGGCGCCCCGGCCTGCCTCTGTAG
- a CDS encoding SseB family protein: MANKNIPDPGFSDDDGTADPRLAAALAAWSQERTAHGPVLEALAGARLLVPVVAVLGEVEEDENGLRREKTSDMAVPTLKAGDRKALPAFTSTEALALWDPAARPVAVPLHQALQAAAHEKADTIVLDLAGPVPYELGRSALLALAEGRASADPLADPAVVDAVRAAVAAEPAVLRAHLGPGSSDGILALVLDAGDPAAAAQRVARHIAADETLRARLVRGLDLALLPAEATPPGEPFYVRTP, translated from the coding sequence GTGGCGAACAAGAACATTCCCGACCCCGGTTTCTCCGACGACGACGGGACGGCCGACCCCCGGCTTGCCGCGGCACTCGCCGCCTGGTCGCAGGAGCGCACGGCGCACGGCCCGGTCCTCGAAGCGCTGGCCGGGGCCCGGCTCCTGGTCCCCGTCGTCGCCGTACTCGGCGAGGTCGAGGAGGACGAGAACGGGCTCCGTCGCGAGAAGACCAGCGACATGGCGGTCCCGACGCTGAAGGCCGGTGACCGCAAGGCGCTGCCCGCCTTCACCTCGACCGAGGCGCTCGCCCTGTGGGACCCCGCGGCGCGCCCCGTCGCCGTCCCCCTGCACCAGGCGCTCCAGGCCGCCGCCCACGAGAAGGCCGACACCATCGTCCTCGACCTCGCGGGACCCGTCCCCTACGAGCTCGGCAGGTCGGCGCTGCTCGCGCTCGCCGAGGGCCGCGCGAGCGCCGACCCGCTCGCCGACCCGGCCGTCGTCGACGCGGTGCGCGCCGCGGTGGCCGCCGAGCCCGCCGTGCTCCGCGCCCATCTGGGCCCCGGCAGCTCCGACGGCATCCTCGCCCTGGTCCTCGACGCCGGGGACCCGGCGGCGGCCGCCCAGCGCGTGGCCCGGCACATCGCCGCCGACGAAACACTGAGGGCCCGCCTGGTGCGCGGCCTCGACCTGGCACTGCTGCCTGCCGAGGCGACGCCACCGGGCGAGCCCTTCTACGTGCGTACGCCGTAG
- a CDS encoding DUF1844 domain-containing protein, whose protein sequence is MSDATPSPESPNSDSPDFDTLTRDIADVPAVEVITTVAVHLMSAAAVNLGLAEGGEGHKDLDEARKLIHSLAGLLDASATEISSFHAAPLRDGLKSLQLAFREASLVADEPGQGPGEKYTGPVFG, encoded by the coding sequence ATGAGCGACGCGACCCCCTCCCCCGAGTCCCCGAACAGCGACTCCCCCGATTTCGACACCCTGACCCGTGACATCGCGGACGTCCCCGCGGTCGAGGTGATCACCACGGTCGCGGTCCACCTGATGAGCGCCGCCGCCGTGAACCTGGGCCTCGCCGAGGGCGGCGAGGGCCACAAGGACCTGGACGAGGCCCGCAAGCTGATCCACTCCCTGGCCGGGCTGCTCGACGCGTCCGCCACGGAGATCAGCTCCTTCCACGCGGCCCCGCTGCGGGACGGCCTGAAGTCGCTGCAGCTGGCGTTCCGCGAGGCGTCGCTGGTGGCGGACGAGCCGGGTCAGGGTCCCGGCGAGAAGTACACGGGCCCGGTCTTCGGCTGA
- the infC gene encoding translation initiation factor IF-3, whose protein sequence is MSAEPRINDRIRVPEVRLVGPSGEQVGIVPLAKALELAQEYDLDLVEVAANARPPVCKLMDYGKFKYESAMKAREARKNQAHTVIKEMKLRPKIDPHDYDTKKGHVVRFLKQGDKVKITIMFRGREQSRPELGFRLLQRLASDVEDLGFIESNPKQDGRNMIMVLGPHKKKTEAMAEAREAQAARKADAKANPGRSQNSAEDEEPSEAPAEAPAEAPAEA, encoded by the coding sequence ATCAGCGCCGAGCCCCGCATCAACGACCGGATTCGCGTTCCCGAGGTGCGACTTGTCGGTCCCAGCGGCGAGCAGGTCGGGATTGTTCCGCTTGCCAAGGCCCTGGAGCTTGCGCAGGAGTACGACCTTGACCTGGTCGAGGTCGCGGCGAACGCCCGACCGCCCGTGTGCAAGCTCATGGACTACGGGAAGTTCAAGTACGAGTCGGCCATGAAGGCCCGTGAGGCGCGCAAGAACCAGGCGCACACGGTCATCAAGGAGATGAAGCTCCGGCCGAAGATCGACCCGCACGACTATGACACCAAGAAGGGTCACGTCGTCCGGTTCCTCAAGCAGGGCGACAAGGTCAAGATCACGATCATGTTCCGTGGTCGCGAGCAGTCCCGCCCCGAGCTGGGCTTCCGACTGCTGCAGCGTCTCGCTTCGGACGTCGAGGACCTCGGGTTCATCGAGTCGAACCCGAAGCAGGACGGCCGAAACATGATCATGGTTCTCGGTCCGCACAAGAAGAAGACCGAGGCGATGGCCGAGGCCCGTGAGGCCCAGGCGGCTCGCAAGGCGGACGCGAAGGCCAACCCGGGCCGCTCGCAGAACTCCGCCGAGGACGAGGAGCCTTCCGAGGCCCCCGCCGAGGCCCCGGCTGAGGCTCCCGCCGAGGCCTGA
- the rpmI gene encoding 50S ribosomal protein L35 yields MPKNKSHSGASKRFKVTGSGKVLRERAGKRHLLEHKSSRLTRRLTGNAEMAPGDAKKIKKLLGK; encoded by the coding sequence ATGCCGAAGAACAAGTCGCACAGCGGTGCCAGCAAGCGCTTCAAGGTCACCGGCTCCGGCAAGGTGCTCCGTGAGCGCGCCGGCAAGCGCCACCTGCTCGAGCACAAGTCGTCGCGCCTGACGCGCCGCCTCACCGGCAACGCCGAGATGGCCCCGGGCGACGCCAAGAAGATCAAGAAGCTTCTCGGCAAGTGA
- the rplT gene encoding 50S ribosomal protein L20, with protein MARVKRAVNAHKKRRAILEAASGYRGQRSRLYRKAKEQVTHSLVYNYNDRKKRKGDFRQLWIQRINAAARQNGMTYNRLIQGLKAANIEVDRKILAELAVNDQNAFAALVEVAQKALPSDVNAPKAAA; from the coding sequence GTGGCACGCGTCAAGCGGGCAGTAAACGCCCACAAGAAGCGTCGGGCGATCCTCGAGGCGGCCAGCGGTTACCGCGGCCAGCGGTCGCGCCTGTACCGCAAGGCCAAGGAGCAGGTCACCCACTCTCTGGTCTACAACTACAACGACCGCAAGAAGCGCAAGGGCGACTTCCGTCAGCTGTGGATCCAGCGCATCAATGCCGCTGCCCGCCAGAACGGCATGACGTACAACCGCCTCATCCAGGGTCTGAAGGCCGCCAACATCGAGGTGGACCGCAAGATCCTCGCGGAGCTGGCCGTCAACGACCAGAACGCGTTCGCCGCGCTGGTCGAGGTTGCGCAGAAGGCGCTGCCCTCGGACGTCAACGCGCCCAAGGCTGCTGCCTGA
- a CDS encoding TrmH family RNA methyltransferase translates to MVDAPELISPKSPRVSAARRLAKRNFRGKERLFLAEGPQAVREAAAHAETLVELFATVDAAERYADIVGEARAAGARVHLADEDVVADISTTVTPQGLVGVCRFVDTPFEEILAARPKLVAVLAHVRDPGNAGTVLRCADAAGAEAVVLTDASVDLYNPKSVRASVGSLFHLPVAVGVPVEKAVQGLKDTGVRILAADGVGADDLDTELDKGTMGTPTAWVFGNEAWGLPEETRALADAVVRVPIHGRAESLNLATAAAVCLYASARAQRAAGGCRSVTSS, encoded by the coding sequence ATGGTCGACGCTCCTGAGTTGATCTCTCCCAAGTCGCCCCGCGTCAGCGCCGCACGGCGGCTCGCCAAGCGGAATTTCCGGGGGAAGGAGCGGCTGTTCCTCGCCGAGGGGCCGCAGGCCGTGCGGGAGGCCGCCGCGCACGCGGAGACGCTCGTCGAGCTGTTCGCCACCGTCGACGCCGCCGAGCGCTACGCCGACATCGTCGGCGAGGCCCGTGCCGCGGGGGCCCGGGTGCACCTCGCCGACGAGGACGTCGTCGCCGACATCTCGACGACCGTGACGCCGCAGGGACTCGTCGGCGTCTGCCGGTTCGTGGACACGCCGTTCGAGGAGATCCTCGCCGCGCGGCCCAAGCTCGTCGCCGTCCTCGCGCACGTGCGCGACCCCGGCAACGCGGGCACCGTGCTGCGCTGCGCCGACGCCGCGGGCGCCGAGGCCGTCGTCCTGACCGACGCCTCCGTGGACCTCTACAACCCCAAGTCCGTGCGGGCGTCCGTCGGTTCGCTGTTCCATCTTCCGGTGGCCGTCGGCGTACCCGTCGAGAAGGCCGTACAGGGGCTGAAGGACACGGGCGTACGCATCCTGGCCGCCGACGGCGTGGGCGCGGACGACCTCGACACGGAGCTCGACAAGGGCACCATGGGCACCCCCACCGCCTGGGTCTTCGGCAACGAGGCCTGGGGGCTGCCGGAGGAGACCCGCGCACTCGCCGACGCGGTGGTGCGCGTTCCGATCCACGGCAGAGCCGAGAGCCTCAACCTCGCCACCGCGGCCGCCGTGTGCCTCTATGCCTCCGCCCGTGCACAGCGCGCCGCCGGAGGGTGCCGCTCCGTCACATCGAGCTAG